The Rhodocytophaga rosea genome has a segment encoding these proteins:
- a CDS encoding TraB/GumN family protein has protein sequence MFKRKILPNPVFLMLLITLSSKLMAQVPTEKSLLWKISGKELAHNSYLFGTVHVIDSTHFFMPQVWIDSFEACQVFVTENNNESWKLREVRQAARLQRYPKGGTIAQDLNEEDFRRLNKFLKDSLQLTNKKIKQVLRLKPYVLLSALSNNKPGTKGYETEFIRMARNRKLPIQALATPTQTLGYLEKVDKHLFLQQIVSDVSAEAKRATRKGVDSMTMAYLQQDLPTLHRLNEQGNAVSFFEVMVNERNKHWILAIEKMIATQPTFIAVGAGHLGGQGGVIHLLRKQGYSVLPVFSKPN, from the coding sequence ATGTTCAAAAGAAAGATACTTCCCAACCCTGTTTTTTTAATGTTGCTCATTACGTTGAGTAGTAAACTCATGGCACAGGTTCCAACAGAAAAAAGCCTGCTATGGAAAATATCCGGAAAAGAACTTGCTCACAATTCCTATTTGTTTGGAACGGTGCATGTAATTGATTCCACTCATTTTTTTATGCCCCAGGTTTGGATAGATTCTTTCGAGGCATGCCAAGTATTTGTTACCGAAAATAATAATGAATCCTGGAAATTAAGAGAAGTAAGGCAGGCCGCACGACTACAAAGGTATCCCAAGGGAGGAACCATTGCGCAGGATTTAAACGAGGAGGATTTTAGGAGATTAAACAAGTTTTTAAAAGATAGTCTCCAGCTTACCAATAAAAAAATCAAACAAGTGCTGCGATTGAAACCTTATGTTTTATTGAGTGCGCTGTCTAACAATAAACCGGGTACGAAAGGCTATGAAACGGAATTTATCCGCATGGCACGAAACAGAAAACTGCCTATCCAAGCACTAGCAACACCCACGCAAACGCTAGGGTATTTGGAAAAGGTGGATAAACATCTGTTTCTTCAACAGATTGTAAGTGATGTCTCAGCAGAGGCAAAACGTGCTACTAGGAAAGGTGTTGATTCCATGACTATGGCCTATTTACAACAAGATTTGCCTACTCTCCACAGGCTCAATGAGCAAGGCAATGCCGTATCATTTTTTGAGGTAATGGTTAATGAGCGAAATAAACACTGGATATTGGCAATAGAGAAAATGATAGCTACGCAGCCAACCTTTATAGCCGTGGGTGCCGGGCATTTAGGCGGTCAAGGGGGAGTAATTCATTTGTTACGCAAGCAAGGCTACAGCGTACTCCCGGTCTTTTCTAAACCTAACTAA